In Clostridium sp., one DNA window encodes the following:
- a CDS encoding helix-turn-helix transcriptional regulator produces the protein MRTRVRELRKKANLTQQQLADLVYVSSRTIISIEKEQYRPSLMLAYRMAEVFGTTVEDLCCLKENKELEDQQYENL, from the coding sequence ATGAGAACAAGAGTGAGAGAATTACGGAAAAAAGCTAATTTGACACAACAACAATTAGCTGACTTAGTTTATGTTTCTTCAAGAACTATCATTTCTATCGAGAAAGAACAGTATAGGCCTTCTCTTATGCTGGCATATCGAATGGCAGAGGTATTCGGAACAACGGTGGAGGATTTATGCTGCCTCAAAGAAAATAAAGAGTTGGAGGATCAACAATATGAAAATTTATAA
- a CDS encoding acyl-CoA thioesterase/BAAT N-terminal domain-containing protein, which translates to MKNYYCINVPTNLGTNNIWESKISVQADESGRISLKDSCAIDGSYKGIAQMGLFYNSQPKNTKKIKLPQNLKSIAKNDKFQIVISIVEHGKVIAANSFLRYYQLPTIASKDIDLGEACGRVFFEKRQSQKPAIIVVSGSDGRIEKAQNIAQLFASHGFVALAVGYFGLAGLSRNLEKIPIEIIERSASYLALLPQVDEKRIGLYGRSKGAELALTAATYFQNIKCVVANSPSNIVLEGMCGWRPSHSSSWTYQGKELPFKKFHIVQYLLTKIAKLSPSNNPQNAEIRKFTRFN; encoded by the coding sequence TTGAAAAACTATTACTGTATTAATGTGCCAACGAACTTAGGTACAAATAATATTTGGGAATCGAAAATCTCAGTACAGGCCGACGAGTCTGGAAGAATTTCTCTAAAAGATAGCTGCGCAATTGATGGATCTTACAAAGGAATAGCTCAAATGGGCTTATTTTACAATAGCCAGCCCAAAAATACAAAAAAGATCAAATTGCCTCAAAATCTGAAAAGTATTGCAAAAAACGATAAATTTCAAATTGTAATTTCAATCGTCGAACATGGAAAAGTGATTGCAGCAAACTCATTTCTCAGGTATTACCAATTGCCGACAATTGCATCAAAAGATATCGACTTAGGTGAAGCCTGTGGAAGAGTTTTCTTCGAGAAAAGACAATCACAGAAGCCGGCGATTATCGTTGTCAGTGGTAGCGACGGGCGTATAGAGAAAGCTCAAAATATCGCACAGCTGTTTGCAAGTCATGGTTTTGTGGCCTTAGCGGTGGGTTACTTTGGGTTAGCAGGTTTGTCTAGGAATTTAGAGAAAATTCCGATTGAAATCATTGAACGAAGTGCTTCATATTTAGCATTACTACCGCAAGTTGACGAAAAAAGGATAGGTTTGTACGGGCGCTCAAAAGGGGCTGAACTGGCTTTGACTGCCGCAACATACTTTCAAAACATTAAGTGCGTAGTTGCAAATTCACCTTCGAATATTGTTTTAGAAGGCATGTGTGGGTGGAGACCTTCGCATTCGTCTTCATGGACATACCAAGGTAAAGAACTTCCTTTTAAGAAATTCCACATTGTACAATATTTGCTCACTAAAATTGCTAAGCTGTCTCCGTCAAACAATCCCCAAAATGCTGAAATAAGGAAGTTTACAAGATTCAATTGA